A genomic window from Canis lupus familiaris isolate Mischka breed German Shepherd chromosome 32, alternate assembly UU_Cfam_GSD_1.0, whole genome shotgun sequence includes:
- the LOC100686302 gene encoding glyceraldehyde-3-phosphate dehydrogenase-like — protein sequence MSHEKYDNYLKIINNTSCTTNCLAPLAKVIHDSFESSRDSGSQPMPSLPPKRLWMAPLGSCGVMAKGLPKTSSLLLLALLRTSKTKDDIKKVVKRASKVSFKGFLGYTEDQIVSYNFNSNAHASTFDAGACIALNDHFVKLVSWYDNEFDYIN from the exons ATGAGCCATGAGAAGTATGACAACTACCTGAAGATTATCAACAATacctcctgcaccaccaactgcttggctcctctggcCAAGGTCATCCATGACAGCTTTGAATCCTCAAGGGACTCAGGATCACAGCCTATGCCATCACTACCACCCAAAAGACTGTGGATGGCCCCTTTGGGAAGCTGTGGTGTGATGGCCAAGGGGCTGCCCAaaacatcatccctgcttcttCTGGCCCTGCTAAG AACTTCAAAAACTAAGGATGACatcaagaaggtggtgaagcGGGCATCAAAAGTCTCCTTCAAGGGCTTTCTGGGCTACACTGAGGATCAGATTGTCTCCTACAACTTTAACAGTAATGCCCATGCTTCCACCTTTGATGCTGGGGCTTGCATTGCTCTCAATGACCACTTTGTCAAGCTcgtttcctggtatgacaatgaatttgaCTACATCAACTGA